The following are encoded together in the Aciduricibacillus chroicocephali genome:
- a CDS encoding ComE operon protein 2, translating to MERISWDQYFMAQSHLLAMRSTCTRLMVGATIVRDKRIIAGGYNGSVTGSVHCVDEGCYVIDGHCVRTVHAEANALLQCAKFGVPTAGADIYVTHFPCLQCTKQLIQSGIQTVYYAEDYKNHPYAEELFKEAGVETKKVKLEYLVIDADYAAKGDYVKQLLQAAENGQLDEATLAKYKKEAKELFS from the coding sequence GTGGAGAGAATTTCCTGGGATCAGTATTTCATGGCACAAAGCCATTTGCTTGCAATGCGGAGTACTTGTACAAGACTAATGGTCGGTGCTACGATTGTCCGTGATAAACGAATCATAGCAGGTGGTTACAATGGTAGTGTGACAGGCAGTGTCCATTGTGTAGATGAAGGTTGCTATGTCATTGACGGCCATTGTGTCCGCACTGTTCATGCTGAAGCAAATGCGCTGTTGCAATGCGCAAAATTTGGTGTGCCTACGGCGGGTGCTGATATTTATGTCACGCATTTTCCATGCCTGCAGTGCACGAAGCAGCTTATCCAAAGCGGCATCCAAACCGTCTACTATGCGGAAGACTATAAAAATCACCCGTATGCGGAAGAGTTATTCAAAGAAGCTGGTGTCGAAACGAAAAAAGTTAAGCTGGAGTATTTAGTAATTGACGCTGATTATGCGGCCAAAGGAGACTATGTGAAACAGCTTCTGCAAGCAGCAGAGAACGGCCAACTTGATGAAGCAACTTTGGCTAAATATAAAAAAGAAGCGAAAGAGTTGTTCAGCTAA
- the rsfS gene encoding ribosome silencing factor: protein MENNELLDTLARACDNKRAEGIIAMDMRNVSLIADYFLICHGSNERQVQAIARSVKETAEENGIDVKRMEGFDQARWILLDVGDVVCHIFHKDERSYYNLEKLWGDAPHVELKIDVEAE from the coding sequence TTGGAAAACAATGAATTGCTGGATACACTAGCACGAGCATGTGATAATAAAAGAGCGGAAGGTATCATTGCCATGGATATGCGCAATGTGTCATTAATTGCAGATTATTTCCTTATTTGCCACGGGAGCAACGAACGTCAGGTACAGGCAATTGCCCGTTCTGTAAAGGAAACAGCTGAAGAGAACGGTATCGACGTGAAACGAATGGAAGGATTCGATCAAGCTCGCTGGATTCTTCTTGATGTTGGCGATGTCGTCTGCCATATTTTCCATAAAGACGAACGTTCTTACTACAATCTCGAAAAATTGTGGGGCGATGCACCGCATGTTGAATTAAAGATTGATGTGGAAGCTGAATAA
- a CDS encoding helix-hairpin-helix domain-containing protein codes for MQRSLKPVLIALGAVVLIAYAIFTSKDPLPQEESPQNERPAFMDKSSLPNPSDSSPQPKQTSVLIDVKGAVKNPGIYEMKPDARVADAVKRAGGFLAEADPNLVNLAQKVQDEMVIHIVKKGEEQVLPQLASTSGSKTGGQGESGGKVDINSADEAALQSLSGIGPSKAQAIIRHREENGPFADISSITDVSGIGQKTFENLQDQIEVR; via the coding sequence TTGCAAAGGTCTCTTAAGCCAGTATTGATTGCCTTAGGAGCAGTTGTTTTGATTGCATATGCCATATTTACTTCAAAGGATCCTCTCCCTCAAGAAGAGTCCCCTCAGAATGAACGACCAGCCTTTATGGATAAGTCCTCTCTTCCTAATCCTTCTGATTCCTCGCCCCAGCCCAAACAAACTTCAGTCCTCATTGATGTTAAAGGTGCAGTGAAAAATCCTGGGATCTATGAAATGAAACCGGATGCGCGGGTTGCAGATGCGGTTAAGCGTGCAGGAGGATTCCTTGCTGAAGCTGATCCTAACCTAGTCAATCTTGCGCAAAAAGTTCAAGATGAAATGGTCATCCATATAGTGAAAAAAGGTGAAGAGCAAGTGCTGCCTCAATTAGCTAGTACTTCTGGAAGTAAGACGGGCGGCCAAGGAGAATCTGGAGGCAAAGTTGACATAAACAGTGCAGATGAAGCAGCTTTGCAGTCCTTGTCCGGTATTGGTCCTTCCAAAGCACAGGCCATTATCCGCCACAGGGAAGAGAACGGCCCTTTCGCAGATATTTCAAGTATTACAGATGTATCCGGCATTGGACAAAAGACATTTGAAAATTTACAGGATCAAATCGAGGTGCGTTGA
- a CDS encoding DNA internalization-related competence protein ComEC/Rec2, whose amino-acid sequence MKGFWHYGALGVTALIFAKMLGNLLFVAAFVLWLAGLFIMRRIPALPFFLANTLLIVFYVMLPEQVNDVLPFSEKGRLGQQAGIISSSVEIENRKLSFSFTPDGRRDEVLALYFLKEDESINKGMLQHGAYCLFAGSLETPDPATNPGEFDFAKHLHRAGFKQQLIITDLEKAKCSGKSKWASIFDLRNELLEVSSSRLSSYTSSWHKALVLGDDKALPDEVIELFQRWSLSHLLAISGLHVGLIVTMIYFLVVNLGLLTKEKAQWALIIMLPAYAFIAGGQPSVWRASLMTALVILLFKIKLSLKTSDIISIVFLTLLLFSPSMITNVGFQLSFLVSFGIILSQRWLSRSESLFVAMLRLGFVSQMMILPLQIAYFQQLQPLSIILNMIIVPYFSFFVIPVMFILFLLLLLPLSEMPIIILSSCFEKIHPQVMKFVTFIDQYADFPILPGESFLRLSPLYVFTFILFMHFLLEERKNKAFIAGIASVAVLLAPALIPYFSNEGRVTMLDIGQGDAFVIEQPYRKGVIIIDAGASFSYETMEPNRNVYRRIISPFFKSRGIQHIDAVFISHEDLDHDGSLPFILEELSVGKVIASPLYEPALFIQKAIQKSGANLQYLAAGEVKKIGDIEFHALSPLEKTESANENSLVLFVEIGNRSWLFTGDIGHPAERKLIESYPGINANILKAGHHGSKNSTDEQFIKQLNPEYALISAGRGNRYGHPAPEVLEILQRNNVKVFRTDQSGAVIYRYKDGHSGTFLPFRP is encoded by the coding sequence TTGAAAGGTTTCTGGCATTATGGCGCACTCGGAGTGACCGCTCTTATTTTCGCGAAAATGTTAGGGAATCTTCTCTTTGTCGCTGCCTTTGTACTCTGGCTTGCCGGTTTATTCATAATGCGGAGAATTCCGGCGTTGCCATTTTTTCTTGCAAACACGTTGCTAATCGTCTTTTATGTTATGCTTCCTGAACAGGTAAATGATGTCTTGCCTTTTAGTGAAAAAGGAAGATTAGGGCAGCAGGCGGGGATTATTTCGTCTTCTGTTGAGATAGAGAATAGAAAACTGAGTTTTTCTTTTACACCTGATGGCAGGAGGGACGAAGTGCTCGCCCTCTATTTCCTGAAGGAAGACGAGTCGATTAATAAAGGGATGCTTCAGCATGGTGCCTACTGTCTATTTGCAGGCAGTTTGGAGACTCCCGACCCTGCGACCAACCCTGGAGAATTTGATTTTGCCAAACATTTGCACAGAGCTGGATTTAAGCAGCAGCTCATCATAACTGATTTGGAAAAGGCAAAATGCAGTGGTAAATCGAAGTGGGCTTCAATTTTTGACCTTCGTAATGAATTGCTCGAAGTATCCTCATCTCGCCTATCCTCTTATACATCTTCCTGGCATAAGGCACTTGTACTTGGTGATGATAAAGCACTTCCAGATGAAGTTATCGAATTGTTCCAGCGATGGAGCCTTTCGCATTTATTGGCTATTTCCGGTCTTCATGTAGGACTGATTGTGACAATGATCTACTTCCTCGTCGTTAATTTGGGTCTTCTTACAAAAGAGAAGGCACAATGGGCTCTCATCATAATGCTCCCGGCTTATGCATTCATTGCAGGTGGACAGCCATCTGTTTGGCGGGCAAGTCTCATGACTGCACTCGTTATTTTACTTTTTAAAATAAAGTTGTCACTCAAGACTTCAGACATTATCTCGATTGTTTTTCTAACCCTCTTGCTTTTTTCTCCTTCGATGATAACCAATGTCGGTTTTCAGCTTTCATTCCTCGTCTCTTTTGGAATCATCTTGTCTCAAAGATGGCTTTCCAGATCAGAATCTCTATTTGTTGCGATGCTTCGTCTCGGTTTTGTCTCACAGATGATGATACTTCCGTTGCAAATCGCCTACTTCCAACAGTTACAGCCGCTCTCAATCATCCTGAATATGATTATTGTTCCGTACTTCAGTTTCTTCGTCATACCTGTTATGTTCATTCTGTTTCTATTACTGCTTTTGCCGCTTTCTGAAATGCCCATTATCATACTCAGCAGCTGTTTTGAAAAAATTCATCCACAGGTTATGAAATTTGTAACATTCATTGATCAGTATGCGGACTTTCCGATTTTGCCGGGAGAGTCTTTTCTCCGATTATCACCTTTGTATGTTTTTACTTTTATTCTTTTCATGCACTTTTTGCTTGAAGAAAGGAAAAACAAAGCATTCATTGCAGGGATTGCGTCGGTTGCAGTTCTGCTTGCTCCAGCGCTCATTCCTTATTTCTCAAATGAGGGAAGGGTGACAATGTTGGATATAGGCCAAGGAGATGCATTCGTAATCGAACAGCCTTATCGGAAAGGGGTTATCATAATCGATGCGGGAGCAAGTTTTTCATATGAGACGATGGAACCGAACAGGAATGTTTACAGGCGAATCATTAGCCCATTTTTTAAAAGTCGCGGCATTCAGCATATTGATGCTGTATTCATCAGCCATGAGGATCTCGATCATGATGGAAGTCTTCCTTTTATCCTTGAGGAATTAAGTGTCGGGAAAGTAATTGCCAGTCCGCTGTATGAGCCTGCTTTATTCATTCAGAAAGCAATACAAAAATCGGGAGCGAATCTGCAGTATTTGGCTGCAGGAGAAGTTAAGAAGATCGGAGATATTGAATTTCATGCGCTCAGTCCTCTCGAAAAAACGGAGTCTGCTAACGAAAATTCTCTTGTACTCTTTGTGGAAATAGGAAATAGAAGCTGGCTTTTTACAGGAGATATCGGACACCCGGCAGAGAGGAAATTGATTGAAAGCTATCCCGGTATAAATGCCAATATACTGAAGGCGGGTCATCACGGCAGCAAAAATTCAACTGATGAACAATTTATTAAACAGCTAAATCCGGAGTATGCCCTCATATCGGCAGGGAGAGGAAATCGGTACGGACATCCGGCACCTGAAGTGTTGGAAATTTTGCAGAGA
- the yqeK gene encoding bis(5'-nucleosyl)-tetraphosphatase (symmetrical) YqeK codes for MRVEQAKEIIKPLMTEKRFDHTLRVAETAVELASIFGENQARAELAALLHDYAKCMDLSLLKRWIETSNLPKDLLLHHHELWHGPVGALMIRQNHGINDTEILNAVHYHTTGRPHMSRLEMIIFLADYIEPGRNFPGLEEVREVAREDLVKGCWLASGRTIRYLMDKQSAIYPESFQAYNDLTLKIHGGM; via the coding sequence ATGAGAGTTGAACAAGCAAAAGAGATCATCAAGCCCTTGATGACTGAAAAACGCTTTGACCATACACTTCGGGTTGCAGAAACAGCTGTGGAACTTGCCAGTATATTCGGTGAGAATCAAGCACGTGCAGAACTGGCTGCTTTGCTTCATGATTATGCGAAATGCATGGATCTATCACTTTTGAAAAGATGGATTGAAACGAGTAATTTGCCTAAGGATCTTCTGCTTCATCATCATGAATTGTGGCACGGTCCGGTCGGTGCCTTGATGATCAGGCAGAATCACGGTATCAATGATACAGAGATTCTGAACGCGGTCCACTACCATACGACAGGAAGGCCACATATGAGCCGGCTGGAAATGATTATTTTCCTTGCTGACTACATTGAACCAGGTCGCAACTTCCCGGGTCTTGAAGAAGTTCGTGAAGTAGCCCGAGAAGACTTGGTAAAGGGATGTTGGTTGGCCTCAGGCAGAACGATCCGTTATTTGATGGACAAGCAATCAGCCATTTACCCGGAGAGCTTTCAAGCATACAATGATTTGACATTAAAAATACACGGGGGTATGTAA
- a CDS encoding class I SAM-dependent DNA methyltransferase yields MAYEQLAQVYDAFMVDAPYDELLDFTCAVFNEYGKNVKNVADLGCGTGTMAIRLAQSKFSVQAVDYSADMLTAAEQQAAEAGAHIQFIHQDLRELAGLRNLDAAVSFFDVVNYVTEPEELSEMFKRVSSSLNDEGIFLFDVHSMHSIENHYAGETFSVIEDELCYVWFCEAGESPGEVYHDLTFFVREDDKYKRFDEYHHQRTYPIDFYESKLLEAGFKKNFWFGGADLKLKNMNEHASKIFILACK; encoded by the coding sequence ATGGCTTATGAACAGCTGGCGCAAGTGTATGATGCATTCATGGTGGATGCGCCATATGATGAATTGCTTGATTTCACTTGCGCTGTTTTTAATGAATATGGTAAGAATGTGAAAAATGTCGCTGATCTTGGCTGTGGAACCGGTACAATGGCAATTCGGCTTGCACAGAGCAAATTCTCTGTACAGGCGGTTGATTATTCTGCAGATATGCTAACTGCAGCGGAGCAACAGGCAGCAGAGGCTGGAGCGCACATCCAGTTCATCCATCAGGATTTGCGGGAATTAGCTGGATTACGTAATCTCGATGCAGCTGTTAGCTTTTTTGATGTCGTTAATTATGTTACTGAACCAGAAGAACTGTCTGAAATGTTCAAACGAGTTTCATCATCATTAAATGATGAAGGAATTTTTCTGTTTGATGTCCATTCCATGCATAGCATTGAGAACCATTATGCCGGGGAGACATTCTCGGTTATAGAAGACGAACTTTGCTACGTGTGGTTCTGTGAAGCAGGGGAATCTCCTGGGGAAGTGTACCATGATCTAACATTTTTTGTGCGTGAAGATGATAAGTATAAAAGATTTGATGAGTACCATCATCAGCGTACATATCCGATAGATTTCTATGAAAGTAAGCTTCTTGAGGCTGGATTCAAAAAAAATTTTTGGTTCGGTGGAGCTGATCTGAAATTAAAAAATATGAATGAGCATGCATCCAAAATCTTTATTTTGGCATGCAAATGA